CCTTTGGCACTTTCCATGTTGAATTGAAATGATCTGTTCTGATGTTTCTCTCTAATAGATGGCCATTTCCTGGAGGGCAGGAAAGGTATCTTATTTAGCTTTTTATCCTCAAAATCAAGCATGATGTCTGGCACACTGTAGGTATTTAATACACATCCATGGAGCTGAAATAAACCAAGCAAATTAATATAAGAAAGCTaagttgtcttttttaaaatgtttatttatttgagagagagagagagagagagtgcacacagaggaggggcagagagaaaggaagagagagaatcccaagcaggctccaggctgccagcgatctcatgaactgggagatcgtgacgtgagccaaaatcaagagtcagaggcttaactgactgagccacccaggcaccccagaaaattaAATTGTCTTAAATCCTGCAGCTGGGATTCCTAAAAGCTAATGGCATTATGAAGTGGTTCTTCTGGAAAGAAGTATAGCAACATGTAACAAAAACTATGAAAATGTTCTTCCTCCTCCACTTGGTATTTTCCCATTTGTGAATAGCCTcaaagaaataatccaaatggGTGAAATGTACACAGATGTTCCCGGCAACTCTAgttataatagtgaaaaaaagaaaaaaaccctggaaaCCATCCAACTGTCTAATAGGGAAATGACTAAGCAAACAGTGGGATTATTACATAGCTATTAAAAATGACAAGGTGAGGACTATGTCAACACGAAGTGTGTATCTGCAGGAACGTTAAGTggaaaaaagaacacagacaGTGTTTAAACAATAGTGGTTAATGAGGAGTGTGTACATTAACAAAGATCAGAGGCCAgtttggagaaatgaaaatggcTAGAGTTCACTCGGCCCTTTTTTTCTTGTGCGTTTCCATGAGTTGATGAAATAATATTGAGATATCGTTGCAACATAGATATCCTGAAAGTCCTCTGCAGTGTCAGTGCTCTGAGTAACCTGCCAGGTTGTATTTTCCAAGAGATAATTTCATGCTAAACTCTCATAaaatcattatgaaaataatgatatttctttgagagagcaaaatatttttctttagtttaattCAACAAGCAATTCTGAGAACTATGTGCTAGAGTGCTTATGTTCTCATGACATTTACAAATCACATGGGCAAAAATGCTCAGATGGATCTGTGTTATTATTTTaacctacttttatttatttgagtgactGTACATATTAAGACCATTAACACAGGAAAGTTTGAAAGACCTTTGGCCTAAACCTCTCATTCACAAATTGTTTCAATTTTATACTTTTGATGTTGACTCCAAAAGAGGTTCTATGTATAGTCACTAAGATATTCTGgtaaagattaaaaggaaaaaattatcatCATACAATTCTAAACTTGTGTTGCTTTACCAGTGTAGTGCACtgtgaattaatattttataaatcctGTGATTATCTTGTGAATAGCAAAATATTGACATTGCAATATACATTACATTGCAATGAAAagaaaccatatttttttttatatcttgtttgagaaattttttacctttttaattcaCTGAGATCCTCAAAAACATGGAGGTGGTCCAGGTGTCCCTGGATCTCTGGGAGACCCCTGGTTATAATCATCACTTTATCTTAAAATGTGATAGTTTTAACAAGGGTCCCCAAATTAATGGCTATTAATAACTGTATACACACCTAactcacaggggcacctggctggcttagttggttaagcatcggactcttgatttcggctcagatcgtgatctcctggtttgtgagattaagccccgtgtctggctctgtgctgacagcgtggagccagcttgggattctctctctcctactctgtccctccctcactcatgcacacacacacacacacacacacatacactctctctctctctcaaaataaataaataagtaaacattaaaaacaacaaaaaaaatcacctaactcacaaactgctgtCACTTAGCCCTACTGTTTCTGCTGCCATGTAACCAGCAGTCAGAACATTCACAGCTTTTAGAGCAGAGGTTCACAACCTTGGCTACAGATCAGAATTACCTACGTtttcccagaccccactctgggCCTCTTGATTTAGACTCTTCAGGACTGGAGTCTGGAAATGACTATGCTTAAAaggctctcttcctctcttctttcctcccctgtATTTCCTTATGGTTGCAGAACTCAGAATTCAAGTTAGTACCGTTCATAGTATGGTTTATCTGCATCATAGGTTTAACAGATCTGAAGGCTAATCTGAAGGTCAGCCACCATTTTCAATGTAGTCTCTCTGGGACAATGTGTTACAAGTGCCCCAGACATAATTTAGAATAGAAGTTTGAGGATGCAGGCCACAGATTTTTGGGGGAACAACTcacacaaaacttttttttttggccttcagGACCATGTTTATTGTGTCTGAGATGATACATCAGGTGCTCTCTGAGCTACAAAGGGTAAAAGGAAATCCTCTCATTACAAACTGACAAAGGTAAAAGGTAAAACAGCATGAAGCACATACTCAGAAATAGATCTGGGTTTAATACAAATGACGTCATTCCTAGTCATCTACGGCTACTTTTATAACTTCATACAGATAATGAATTAGGCTAAAATGCACTATTATATTTGGTAGACTTCAGGACCAGTATCCTTAATACATcacaaaatacattttgataTCCCAAAGAAGCAAGATTTGCAAGTAGGCATTTTAAACATAACTAATCTACAGCTACAAAGTTCTACTCTTGACAGCATTTACCTTTTTGGGGTGTCTCCCAGTCTCCAAAggataaaagcagagagtagaatcaGTAtaacatatggggcgcctgggtggctcagtcggttgagcgtccgactttggctcaggtcatgatcttgcggtccgtgagttcgagccccgcgtcgggctctgtgctgacagctcggagcctggagcctgtttcggattctgtgtctccccctctctctgaccctcccccgttcatgctctgtctctctctgtctcaaaaataaataaatattaaaaaaaaaaaagaatcagtataACATATACACAGAAGTCCGTATCGTAAAGGCTATAAAGATTTGCAGCACAATGAGAAGAGGACAAAACTTTTGATCAAAAGTTTTCAATCATTCCTCAGATTTCTTATTGTgcttaaatatatgaaagtaaatGCTGAGATGAAAGTGTTATATTCAAGTGTCCATTCTTATAAGTAATTCAAAGCCTTATGTTGACCCTTCTCCTCTACCTTCTGTTTTCTTCGCTATAGGTCTGTACTATGATTACTGATGCTCTGAAGATGACGACCCTCCTGTATCCCAATAAGATTCCTCGCCCAAGAAATACAAGCTTAACTGTGGTCTTCTAAACCCGAGCACCCAAGGAAATATCCAGGGAAGTTGGGAGCTGAAGAACCAGGGTACATTCCCACCTTGCCCCCTGCCCCAGTGCACTCTGGCTCACATTCCGTTTGGAGTGATTATGTCTATGGGGACAGAGGAAGATATGTTCCTACCTTTTACCTGAAAAGCACAGGGAGACACTGAAGGCATCTTGACTAAGTTCATATTTCTCCTTTGAGGAGCTGTAGCCGGAATATTTGGACATGGACCAAATTCTGAAAAATCAAGTTCCAAAGGACTGCGGTTGTGAGTCATAGCAAATGGTGTCGTGTTGATAAATACAAAGCATAGTTATAAAGATGGAGAAATTCATTATGCTCCAGAAAGATATGGCTGTTAAGACTTTCCAGATGAACCAGAGAGTTGAGACCATAATTATTTAAGTGAAAAACCAATTTGGCCTTCCTATTCGAAGATGGGAATATTAGAAGGATGATGTATTTGGGGCTTCCAGGCTGAGCTCCAACCACATATCTGAATGCCCCAGAAAGTATCCACAGATGCTGTATGTGTTTTTCCCTTCTGAATTATCCAGATGATTGCCCTTCAGCCCATGCTTCGCTAACCTAGGGATAGGATCCATTCATTTAACTATTGTATGGGCTATAATTGCCACTTCAAATGAAAACCCAGGAAGCCAAATCCAGGCTGTTGAAAGTGTATAATTAGCTCCTTGTACAGCCTGACCCCACTGATTTTTCTGACGCATTTGGCCTGCAGTGTGCCCTTTCTGAGACCTCCAGTATCTTCTCCACAGCTGGAGATGCCCAAAACTGCACGCAGCACTTCCTGTGGGTGTGGTCTTACATTCTTAAGGCTGTGGGCTGAATGAATCGCCTTTCAACCACTCAGAGCCACAGTGACTTTTAAAATACGGGAGTGGATTATGAGTAGCTACCTCAGACATAAGAGggttctccctcttctttttctttgtaaaaaaatgattttgtggTGGTGCCCTCTCAAGAAACACTATAATTGGTCAGCCTGGGGTACGTTAGTTGTCCTCCCAGATAACGTCATTAGCTATTCTCAGGAGAGGAAAGGCAGGGTATGCCCCTTGGGAGAATGACAACACTTGTTTCAAGTTGGGGAAGAGCCTGTGGTTCTTTTCCTGCGTTTGGGGGAAAGCGAACACACAATGTTCATTTCCTAGATACGGGATGTGCTGTGTGGCTGGCAGGTCATTTTCCACCATGTCACATCCTTCTGGTTGAAGGCAGCAGGGGCCAGGACAGGAAACGGCAAATTCTGAGAATGAGACCAGGCTTTCCCAGAGCAATCATTGGTTCTCTGGAACTATAAAGCATGCTCATCCAGAAACAGCCTCAGATTTTTCTGTCCTGGAGATAGCCAGAAGTGAATGGTAAGTGGGGGAGCCTAGAAGGATTCTGTCTGAAAGATTGCCATTGGCATTGTAATACTGGGGTTATAGCCTTGGTCCACTATATATTTTGTGTGACCTTACCTCATTTTGCTAAGAGGTCTCTTTACTTGGAAATTTATCACTGGTGAGTGGAATAATGGGGGCATGTGAATACAATTAAGACCTAGGAGTCAGGAGACCAAGATTCTAGATGGTTCTGTGAAGAGTCAGCTGTATCTAGAATGTGTCTatgtttcaattttctcatctttcagaTGAGAATAATGATTCTACGCTGATATGTCACAGTATTGAAATTCTCTATTGCTATGGCTTATATGCCACTTTTAAGAAGGTCCTAATAATGATGAGTACAGTGGTTATGAAGATGGGGATCTTTGGCAACTAGGAAGGATATACTTTTACCCCAGATGTACAGTTGTCTCTCTTAGTCATCTCCAAGTGGCTTCAACTCAACTTGGTACTAGGTAGCCCTCAGTGAGTTGTTAAAAATGTTGGACACTTTATTTCATTCAGTGGCTACTCATTTTTTAAGGAAGCGTTTGGAATAAAGAAACATAGCAGTATTCATTTACTGGAACTTAGTTTTAATGAAGCACCCATCAAAGAGTGAGACTTAGAAAAGATGGCCCAAATAACATTTTAGGCTTGACTGTAAGGTAAGAGCCTGGAAAAACAACAAGCACAAGAGTTGCTTCAGGGAAGCATCGCACGTAGCAAAATTAGTTCCTTACATTTGATAGACAATATGATTTTTGAGTTTTGGGGGGACTTGTCTTTTTCACTCATCCCAGACGCAAAATAATGAATTGCAAAGTGTTGGGATCCGAGTCTTCAGGGAAGGACAGGGCTTTGTGAACTGGTACAACCCACCACCTGTAAAGTGATGTTTTAAACAGAGCAGAGGCCTCAGTATTGCGGTAGAGTAATGCCGGCACCCCCTCCTCACTGAGCTTACCTCTTATTTAACAGTTAATAAAGCCCACCCTTAGCGTTCCCCGGGGGAGAGAAGCGGACGAGGGCATTGCATACGCGTTTTTAAGGTCCCGGGAACTGGGGTGCCTTGTGCCAGAGTACAGAACTGGTCCCTGCGCACCTGACCCACGGGACTCGCTGGAAAATGCCCCGCCCGTTCCCCCTCGCGTGGCAGTCGCTGCGGAGCCTCACTGGGGCGTGGGGGGAGCATCGAGACTCCGCGCTAACCGCGCGTCTGTGTCCCCGCAGGGCATGGAGAGGCCGGCGGCGCGGGAGCTGCAGGGCGCCGACGCGCTACGCCGCTTCCAGGGGCTGCTGCTGGACCGCCGCGGCCGGCTGCACGGCCAGGTGCTGCGCCTGCGCGAGGTGGCCCGGCGCCTCGAGCGCCTTCGCCGGCGCTCCCTGGCGGCCAACGTGGCGGGCAGCACGCTGAGCGCCGCGGGCGCCGTGGCCGCCATCGTGGGGCTCTCGCTCAGCCCGCTCACCCTGGGGGTCTCGCTGGTGGCGTCGGccgtggggctgggggtggccaCCGCCGGAGGGGCCGTCACCATCACGTCCGACCTCTCCCTGATCTTCTGCAATTCCCGGGAGTTGCGCCGGGTGCAGGAGATCGCCGCCGCCTGCCAGGACCAGATGCGCGAGATCCTGAGCTGCCTGGAGTTCTTCTGCCGCTGCCAGGGCCGCGGGGACCGCCAGCTGCTGCAGTGCGGGCAGAACGCCTCCATCGCCCTGTACAACTCTGTCTACTTCATCGTCTTCTTCGGCTCACGTGGCTTCCTCATCCCCAGGCGGG
The genomic region above belongs to Prionailurus bengalensis isolate Pbe53 chromosome B4, Fcat_Pben_1.1_paternal_pri, whole genome shotgun sequence and contains:
- the APOLD1 gene encoding apolipoprotein L domain-containing protein 1; translated protein: MERPAARELQGADALRRFQGLLLDRRGRLHGQVLRLREVARRLERLRRRSLAANVAGSTLSAAGAVAAIVGLSLSPLTLGVSLVASAVGLGVATAGGAVTITSDLSLIFCNSRELRRVQEIAAACQDQMREILSCLEFFCRCQGRGDRQLLQCGQNASIALYNSVYFIVFFGSRGFLIPRRAEGATKVSQAVLKAKIQKLAESLESCTGALDELSQQLESRVQLCTKGGRGHDLKISADQPAGLFF